Proteins encoded together in one Pantoea sp. CCBC3-3-1 window:
- a CDS encoding glycyl-radical enzyme activating protein, with protein sequence MDKVDYHAEGVLFNIQRYSLHDGPGIRTIPFLKGCPLACKWCSNPESQRPQPEVIYKKNDCIECGKCIAVCSQQAISTRNRFFIDRERCIQCGECTQVCPTAALEMKGKRMTVAAVMLELQKEENLFRRSGGGITLSGGEPLAQPVFARELLKACKERGWHTAIETTGMASREVIEQVFPWVDLALTDIKAINPQVHASFTGVSNQRILENLIRISFITQTVVRVPVIPGVNDNPQEMRSIAEFARLMSRVDTLHLLPYHSFGENKYALLGRDYSLANIAQPDENRMALLQAEIEASGLSCQIGG encoded by the coding sequence ATGGATAAAGTCGATTACCACGCGGAAGGCGTACTTTTTAATATTCAACGCTACTCTCTGCATGACGGGCCGGGTATACGCACCATCCCTTTTCTTAAAGGCTGCCCGCTGGCCTGTAAATGGTGCAGCAACCCGGAATCGCAGCGGCCTCAGCCGGAAGTGATTTATAAAAAAAATGACTGCATTGAGTGTGGAAAGTGCATCGCAGTTTGCAGTCAGCAGGCTATTTCCACCCGCAATCGCTTCTTTATCGATCGGGAACGCTGTATTCAGTGCGGTGAGTGTACGCAGGTCTGTCCGACCGCGGCGCTGGAAATGAAAGGGAAGCGCATGACGGTGGCGGCCGTGATGCTCGAACTGCAAAAAGAGGAAAACCTTTTCCGGCGGTCGGGCGGTGGGATCACCCTCTCTGGTGGCGAGCCGCTGGCGCAGCCGGTATTTGCCCGCGAGTTGCTTAAAGCCTGTAAAGAACGGGGCTGGCACACGGCGATTGAAACGACGGGCATGGCCAGCCGGGAAGTGATAGAGCAGGTTTTTCCCTGGGTGGATCTTGCCCTGACGGATATTAAAGCGATTAATCCTCAGGTACACGCGTCTTTTACGGGTGTCAGTAACCAGCGTATTCTGGAAAATCTGATTCGAATTTCTTTTATTACCCAAACGGTAGTGCGCGTGCCGGTGATCCCTGGTGTTAACGATAATCCGCAAGAGATGCGCAGTATTGCCGAATTTGCCCGACTGATGTCCCGTGTCGACACCCTTCACCTGCTGCCTTATCACAGCTTCGGTGAGAACAAATACGCTCTGCTGGGTCGGGATTATTCACTGGCGAATATCGCTCAGCCGGATGAAAACAGGATGGCGCTATTGCAGGCGGAAATCGAAGCGTCAGGGCTTTCCTGCCAAATCGGGGGTTAA